The Nostoc sp. 'Lobaria pulmonaria (5183) cyanobiont' DNA window GGTTTTGCCATGCATCAACTCTGGAGCAGAAATTATTTTACCACCGAACACTTGACCAATGCTTTGATGTCCCAAACAGACACCCAAAATTGGTAACTCTTGTCCTAGCTGTTCAATCAATTCTAAAGAAATACCGGCATCTTCGGGGCGACCAGGCCCAGGAGAAATAACTACGGCTTCCGGCTTTAATGCCTGAATCTCATCTATGGATATCTTATCGTTACGAAAAACTTTAATATCATTCGCCACTGGGAACTCTGAAGCCAATTCTCCCAGATACTGCACTAAATTATATGTAAAACTATCGTAATTGTCGATAACTATAATCAAAGTTTATAACTCCTAGCTTCTATCACTCATCAGTTGCAACAGCATAGATAAATATCTCATACTAAGTGAGTGGGCGTGAATAATTAAAGGTTTGTAGTAAGTGACTTTAGCCCTTAAAATAGAGTTAGAGTCACTTACTACGAACCAATTTAATTAATTTCACATTGTGTAACATAGTTTAATTTATTCTTGCCTACTTATTTATTTGCTTGCTTGCTAGATGTAAAAATAACGCTAAAGTGGACACGTAAATATGAAGCGGCTACTCTACGATCAGCCACTTGTTCAATTCTAAATTGCTTATAATGTCTTCTCCAGGGGATCGGACATCTGATCCTCTTATCGGCTCACTTGGCGATGGCTGCGGTGGTCACTGAGCATTGTCGTACCACTTCACCACTTCGTGAAAGCAAGCTACGCGCAGCGTCTCATAGAGAAGTGCGGGCTACGTCGGAGCAAATCACCTGTACAAAGTCGATATAATTAACCTTACCAGAGGAGGGAGCAATAGCGTACCTGCTACTAACATCGCTACGAAAGCCGAGATAAGCACTGCACCAGCTGCACAATCTTTAGCAATTTTTGCCAAATCATGGTATGTCTGCTTAACAGTTAAGTCCACAACGGACTCAAGCGCTGTATTTAGTAACTCTAATGCCAAAACTAAACCACTAGTTACACCAATTACCGCAATTTCCACTGCTTGCAGATGCAAAAAAACGCTTAAAGCTATAGCCATTGCACAAACACTTACGTGGATACGAAAATTACGTTGAGTTTGAAAACTATAGCTGATTCCAGCCCAGGCATATTTAAAACTAACAAATAAATTAGAGGCTACTTTCCAGGAGAATTCCCGTTCGTTAGACACTAGTGTTTGTAACGAGGTAGGCGTTGGTGATGGAGAAATTTTTTGGGACATAGACTTAAAAACACAAGAACAGAGTTGCTACAGTGGGAATATTCGCCGATCTTAATGGCAGAATTAACTTTGAGGCAATCTTTAGGCAATTTTCCACAGAAGTATTATAAAAGTATTACCCAAAATTGACATTAAGAGATACATCAGCCACAGCTATTCCATGTCAATAGCAATACCTATTGCATTCAGCAATCCCACTTGCTGTTTTAACATTCGCTCCAAACTTTTTTCATCAGGATGATCCCAGCCCAACAGATGCAATAAACCGTGAGCAGCTAACCAGGCTAGCTCAGTTGGTAAGCTATGTTCCTGTTGTTGAGCTTGGCGTTGTGCTGTATCTACAGACACAATAATATCACCTAAGTATAATGGGACAGAGACAAGCATTTCTTTGCTTTGAGGAAAATCCACCTCTAAAGCAGCAAAGGCTAAAACGTCTGTCGGCTTATTTTGCTGACGATATTGAGCATTCAATTCTTGAATTTGTAAATCATCTGTCAAACGCAGCCCAATTTCATAACTTGGCGCTGGTGGAATCTGAGGCTGAAGAATTTCCAACCAGTGATCAAACCAGTTTTCCCAAGTTTCAGAAGTAATTCGGGCATCAGTCTCGTCAATCTTTACAGATGTTGTCGGGGAGAATTCATAAAAATACTCCTCCACATATAGTTCAACTCTCAGGGGCACACAGTCTCCTTGTCTGAGGTTTACGATTTGTCGTTAGTGAGTGAGGTAAGCAAGACCAACAAGCAGAGCTAAAAGCCCTACAGCAGTCAACGCAAAATGCTTTAGGGAAGTTCCACCCTTTCGCACCATGTTTCGCATAGCGAGTTTGACGTAGCTAGGTTGAGGTTCTGTTGAAGGAGAGTTGCTCATAGTTATTTGTCTACAGACTCTTTTATAACTGTAACAGTTGGTCTGGGATAGAATTGCGATCGCCTGTATATTGCTAAGTATTTATCTGAAAAAGCGTCGGTGATATGGGGTGCTATGCGATTCGCTCATCTCAAATACAACGTACATGAGTAGGGGCGCACAGCTAGCTGTGCGCCCCTACTATAAGATGTTTTTTGACTGGAAGTCCCTGATAGGGAAAAAACTACTTAGTAGCTATTGCTAGCTCGCAATTATGCCGGAGTGTTTTCTACTAGTTTATTTTCTTGGCGCAGATAAGCTTGGATGAATGTATCAAGTTCGCCATTCATTACATCGCCAATCGCTGTTGTTTCTGTGTTTGTACGCAAGTCTTTCACCATTTGGTAAGGGTGAAACACATAGTTACGGATTTGGTTGCCCCAGGAGGCTTCCACCATATCGCCACGAATTTCGGCAATTTCTTGGGCACGTTGCTCCTTGGCTATGACTAACAGCTTTGCTTTGAGACGATTTAGGGCTTTCTCTTTATTTTGCAGCTGCGATCGCTCCTCTGTACAGCGCACGGCAAGACCCGTGGGAATGTGAACAATCCGCACCGCAGTTTCTACTTTGTTGACGTTTTGCCCACCTTTGCCACCAGACCGAGTTGTGGTGATGTCCAAATCTTTGTCTGGAATATCCAATTGCACAGAGTTATCAATCTGCGGCAT harbors:
- a CDS encoding anthranilate synthase component II, coding for MIIVIDNYDSFTYNLVQYLGELASEFPVANDIKVFRNDKISIDEIQALKPEAVVISPGPGRPEDAGISLELIEQLGQELPILGVCLGHQSIGQVFGGKIISAPELMHGKTSQVFHTGVGVFRGLENPLTATRYHSLVIERETCPDVLEITAWVEDNTIMGVRHRNYPHIQGVQFHPESVLTSSGKQLLRNFLEQLQSRA
- a CDS encoding diacylglycerol kinase yields the protein MSQKISPSPTPTSLQTLVSNEREFSWKVASNLFVSFKYAWAGISYSFQTQRNFRIHVSVCAMAIALSVFLHLQAVEIAVIGVTSGLVLALELLNTALESVVDLTVKQTYHDLAKIAKDCAAGAVLISAFVAMLVAGTLLLPPLVRLIISTLYR
- the ybeY gene encoding rRNA maturation RNase YbeY codes for the protein MRVELYVEEYFYEFSPTTSVKIDETDARITSETWENWFDHWLEILQPQIPPAPSYEIGLRLTDDLQIQELNAQYRQQNKPTDVLAFAALEVDFPQSKEMLVSVPLYLGDIIVSVDTAQRQAQQQEHSLPTELAWLAAHGLLHLLGWDHPDEKSLERMLKQQVGLLNAIGIAIDME
- a CDS encoding DUF3285 domain-containing protein, which gives rise to MSNSPSTEPQPSYVKLAMRNMVRKGGTSLKHFALTAVGLLALLVGLAYLTH